A single window of Sporosarcina sp. FSL W7-1349 DNA harbors:
- a CDS encoding pilus assembly protein PilO has product MSSWSKRQKEGALLALAIVFLIALCTYSYFIIYAPAKEANDQMKQTIANERDVLFALRKQAAGQTLSNETSGSSQPLQRKVPVKPLEEAVLLQVEKAEVKSGSFVQDVTFTHSDYVIENPPDHVENVSRLLTEVYLEAASYLDVQKFIDEIEKMERVYVIESIMIDAPEELRDMESEVEPMQMTIAFNAFYRGDLIELEPEAPKTDAPLPADKADPTPYNSGVDREDEK; this is encoded by the coding sequence ATGAGTAGTTGGTCGAAACGACAAAAGGAAGGGGCGCTCTTGGCCTTGGCCATCGTGTTCCTTATCGCTCTTTGTACATATTCCTATTTCATCATCTATGCCCCAGCGAAGGAAGCGAACGACCAGATGAAGCAGACGATCGCCAATGAACGGGACGTTCTGTTTGCGCTTCGCAAGCAGGCTGCGGGACAAACGTTGTCGAATGAAACCTCGGGAAGTTCGCAGCCATTGCAACGGAAAGTCCCTGTCAAGCCATTGGAGGAAGCGGTGCTCCTGCAAGTCGAAAAGGCGGAAGTCAAATCGGGAAGTTTTGTGCAAGATGTGACATTCACCCACAGCGATTATGTCATCGAAAATCCGCCGGATCATGTGGAAAATGTCAGTCGGCTGTTGACGGAAGTGTATCTCGAAGCCGCGTCCTATTTGGATGTCCAGAAGTTCATCGATGAAATCGAGAAGATGGAGCGGGTCTACGTGATCGAGTCCATTATGATCGATGCGCCGGAAGAGCTCCGTGACATGGAATCGGAAGTGGAACCGATGCAGATGACGATTGCATTCAATGCGTTTTATCGCGGCGATCTTATCGAGCTGGAGCCGGAAGCACCGAAGACAGATGCACCGCTGCCAGCCGACAAGGCGGACCCGACGCCGTACAATAGCGGGGTGGATCGGGAGGACGAGAAATGA
- a CDS encoding prepilin peptidase, producing the protein MIVLWTSFFFLYGLIFGSFFNVVGLRIPKKESIVSPPSHCTQCGRRLGVLDLIPVFSYLFLRGKCRGCGTKISVIYPFMELVTGVLFGLSYYLLGFSAELIIAILFMSMLVIITVSDLAYMLIPNKVLLPFAIVLGVLRLFIPLAPWWDAFLGAAVGFGMLFLIMELSKGGMGGGDVKLFFVLGLVLGTKLVLLTLFFASVIGSIVGLLFLKKTKQGRKTPIPFGPSIALGAVLSYFWGADFVNWYGSLFF; encoded by the coding sequence ATGATCGTGCTCTGGACGTCGTTCTTTTTCCTTTACGGACTCATTTTCGGTTCCTTCTTCAACGTTGTCGGCTTGCGCATTCCAAAGAAGGAGTCCATCGTCTCGCCGCCGTCGCATTGCACGCAATGCGGCAGGCGGCTTGGTGTGCTTGACCTTATCCCGGTGTTCTCCTATCTGTTTCTGAGAGGGAAATGCAGGGGATGCGGTACGAAAATCAGCGTCATCTATCCGTTCATGGAGCTTGTAACGGGCGTACTCTTCGGGCTGTCCTATTATTTACTCGGGTTCAGCGCGGAGTTGATCATCGCGATTTTATTCATGTCGATGCTTGTCATCATCACGGTGTCCGACCTCGCGTACATGCTCATCCCTAATAAAGTGCTCCTGCCATTCGCCATCGTTCTTGGGGTGCTTCGGCTGTTTATCCCCTTGGCCCCATGGTGGGATGCGTTTCTGGGGGCTGCGGTGGGCTTCGGCATGTTGTTTTTGATCATGGAGTTGTCGAAAGGCGGCATGGGGGGCGGCGATGTAAAACTGTTCTTCGTCCTCGGACTCGTGCTCGGCACGAAATTGGTCCTGTTGACGCTATTCTTTGCGTCCGTCATCGGTTCGATTGTCGGCCTTCTCTTCTTAAAAAAGACAAAGCAGGGACGGAAGACGCCGATTCCCTTCGGCCCATCCATCGCACTTGGTGCTGTCCTGTCCTATTTCTGGGGGGCCGATTTTGTCAATTGGTACGGCAGTTTGTTTTTTTAA
- a CDS encoding Maf family protein: MKFMAAKPVILASGSPRRKELLGLLGFPFEIILSQVSENLAIGDMDRKQYVEALAKEKTMAVAQLHDSAIVIGSDTIVSLDGRIYPKPEDAEEAKRFLQELSNNTHTVTTGVGIYVNGEVVTFSVETKVTFRKLDMALIDAYVASGDPMDKAGAYGIQTAGALFVDKIEGDYHAVVGLPIAKLAAYLQGLGLISIGGPVH; encoded by the coding sequence ATGAAATTCATGGCTGCAAAACCGGTCATTTTGGCGTCGGGATCGCCGCGTCGAAAGGAACTGCTCGGTCTGCTCGGTTTTCCGTTCGAGATTATTCTGAGCCAGGTTTCCGAAAATCTGGCGATCGGCGATATGGATAGGAAGCAATATGTCGAAGCATTGGCCAAGGAAAAAACAATGGCAGTCGCTCAATTGCATGATTCGGCTATCGTCATCGGTTCTGATACGATCGTTTCTCTGGACGGGCGGATTTATCCGAAACCGGAAGATGCGGAAGAAGCCAAACGCTTTTTGCAGGAGCTTTCGAATAACACCCATACTGTCACGACAGGGGTCGGCATCTACGTCAATGGCGAAGTCGTCACATTTTCCGTGGAGACAAAAGTGACTTTCCGGAAACTGGACATGGCCCTTATCGACGCTTATGTCGCTTCAGGGGATCCGATGGACAAGGCGGGGGCCTACGGGATCCAGACGGCGGGCGCCTTGTTCGTGGACAAGATCGAAGGGGATTACCATGCGGTCGTCGGTTTGCCAATCGCGAAGCTAGCGGCCTATTTACAAGGACTCGGATTAATTTCAATAGGAGGTCCCGTCCATTGA
- the radC gene encoding RadC family protein produces the protein MIRDVHIADRPRERLIRQGADSLSNQELIAILLRTGTKEASVLVLANRILSTFDKIQDLKYATIEEMTSVKGVGKAKAVQLLAAVEIGKRLYRQHSEGRYVIRSPEDAAAYLMADMASLNQEHFVALFLNVKNEVLHKQTVFIGSLNSSIVHPREIFREAVKRSAASIIVSHNHPSGNPAPSPEDIEVTKRLTEAGSIMGIDVLDHVIIGDHKFISLKEKGYM, from the coding sequence ATGATCCGGGACGTACATATTGCGGATCGGCCACGCGAGCGGCTCATCCGGCAAGGGGCGGACAGTCTTTCCAACCAGGAGCTGATCGCCATTCTTCTGCGGACTGGGACGAAAGAAGCGTCCGTCCTCGTGTTGGCCAATCGGATCTTGTCCACATTCGACAAAATCCAGGATTTGAAATATGCAACGATCGAAGAGATGACATCCGTGAAAGGGGTCGGCAAAGCGAAGGCGGTACAGCTTCTCGCAGCTGTTGAAATCGGTAAACGGCTGTACCGACAACATTCAGAAGGCCGGTATGTCATCCGTTCACCGGAAGACGCCGCCGCATACCTCATGGCCGATATGGCGTCCTTGAACCAAGAACATTTCGTCGCCCTGTTCCTGAACGTCAAAAACGAAGTGCTGCATAAGCAGACGGTATTCATCGGCAGCCTGAACTCTTCCATCGTGCATCCAAGGGAGATCTTCCGCGAAGCTGTCAAACGGTCGGCTGCATCTATTATCGTGTCGCATAACCACCCCTCCGGGAATCCAGCGCCGTCGCCAGAGGACATCGAAGTGACGAAACGGCTGACAGAGGCCGGGTCGATCATGGGCATCGATGTGCTGGACCATGTGATCATCGGCGATCATAAATTTATCAGTTTGAAAGAAAAAGGATATATGTGA
- a CDS encoding rod shape-determining protein: MFGFGAKDVGIDLGTANTLVFIKGKGIVLREPSVVAKNTVTGEIVAVGSAAKNMIGRTPGSIVATRPMKDGVIADFETTTAMIEHYMKEAMKASGGNFKKPNVMICVPYGITSVEQRAVIDASRQAGAKDAFTIEEPFAAAIGANLPVWEPTGSMVVDIGGGTTEVAVISLGGIVTSESIRVGGDTMDGAIISYIRKTYNLTIGERTAEAIKIEIGSAKVAGKSEKMEIRGRDLLTGLPKTIDISSDEIVEALRESILQIIDGVKKTLETTPPELSSDVMERGIVLTGGGALLQNLDKVISDETNMPVFIAEDPLDCVAIGTGKALDNIEIIKKMQAR, encoded by the coding sequence TTGTTTGGATTTGGAGCAAAAGATGTCGGGATCGACTTGGGAACTGCGAACACTTTAGTTTTTATAAAAGGGAAAGGCATCGTATTGCGCGAGCCTTCCGTCGTTGCAAAAAATACGGTGACTGGTGAAATCGTGGCTGTCGGTAGCGCCGCGAAAAACATGATCGGCCGGACGCCGGGCTCCATCGTGGCCACACGTCCGATGAAAGATGGAGTTATCGCCGATTTCGAAACGACGACCGCGATGATCGAACATTATATGAAAGAAGCGATGAAGGCTTCCGGAGGCAACTTTAAAAAGCCGAACGTCATGATCTGCGTACCGTATGGCATCACATCGGTCGAGCAGCGTGCGGTTATCGATGCATCCCGTCAAGCGGGGGCAAAAGATGCGTTCACCATCGAAGAGCCGTTTGCCGCTGCAATCGGGGCAAATCTCCCAGTTTGGGAACCTACCGGCAGCATGGTCGTCGATATTGGTGGAGGTACGACGGAAGTTGCGGTTATCTCACTCGGCGGTATCGTGACGAGTGAATCGATCCGTGTTGGTGGGGACACGATGGATGGCGCCATCATCAGCTACATACGGAAAACGTACAATCTGACAATCGGTGAACGGACTGCAGAAGCGATTAAAATTGAAATTGGTTCTGCCAAAGTGGCTGGAAAGTCTGAAAAGATGGAAATCCGTGGACGCGATCTGTTGACCGGCTTGCCGAAAACGATTGATATCAGTTCTGATGAAATCGTCGAAGCATTGCGCGAATCGATTTTGCAAATCATCGACGGCGTGAAGAAGACGCTGGAAACGACACCTCCTGAATTATCGTCCGACGTAATGGAGCGGGGCATCGTGTTGACAGGTGGGGGAGCTCTTCTCCAAAACTTGGATAAGGTCATCTCCGATGAGACGAACATGCCTGTTTTCATCGCCGAAGATCCGCTTGACTGTGTAGCAATTGGCACAGGCAAAGCGTTGGATAATATTGAAATCATCAAAAAAATGCAAGCGAGATAA
- the mreC gene encoding rod shape-determining protein MreC, with amino-acid sequence MPRFFSNKRLILLLVGIIVLVALISFSLRDRQNASLPEQIVNDVVGFGQSIFSKPTHYVTNVIGNIDAILNTYEENKRLKARLTEYAENQAALMDVQAENKRLRDIIGKEEDLRAYEPVHATVISRNPDQWEEKIIIDKGQVHGVKENMAVITANGLIGKIILVNKFTSTVELLSTENRNFRVAAVIPGDKPAFGLIEGYDRTRRELIMKRIDSSFEVEEGQKVISSGLGGIFPAGLLIGEVTEVSTDDHGLTKMVFIRPAADFSMLDHVMVTKRQSETVDGTDGNGTAGTEGEDES; translated from the coding sequence ATGCCGCGATTTTTTTCAAATAAACGATTGATTTTATTGCTCGTGGGCATCATTGTCCTCGTCGCTTTAATATCATTCTCCCTACGAGACCGGCAAAATGCCTCCCTACCGGAGCAAATTGTTAATGATGTCGTCGGCTTCGGTCAGTCCATTTTTTCGAAGCCGACGCATTATGTAACGAACGTCATCGGAAATATTGATGCAATCTTGAATACATACGAAGAGAATAAACGGTTGAAAGCGCGTCTAACGGAATATGCGGAGAACCAGGCAGCTTTGATGGATGTACAAGCTGAAAATAAACGCTTGCGCGACATCATCGGCAAGGAAGAGGACCTGCGTGCCTATGAACCAGTTCATGCGACAGTCATCTCTCGGAACCCCGATCAGTGGGAAGAGAAAATCATCATTGATAAAGGGCAAGTTCATGGGGTCAAAGAGAATATGGCCGTCATCACCGCCAATGGATTGATCGGCAAGATCATCCTCGTGAATAAATTCACCTCGACTGTGGAATTGCTTTCGACGGAAAATCGGAATTTCCGGGTCGCTGCCGTCATTCCGGGCGATAAGCCTGCTTTTGGCTTAATTGAGGGGTATGATCGGACACGCCGTGAATTGATCATGAAGCGAATTGATTCTTCCTTCGAAGTGGAAGAAGGCCAAAAGGTCATTTCATCTGGTCTTGGCGGCATTTTTCCCGCAGGTTTGCTCATCGGGGAAGTGACGGAAGTGTCGACGGACGACCACGGTTTGACGAAGATGGTGTTTATTCGTCCGGCGGCTGATTTTTCCATGTTAGATCATGTGATGGTCACGAAGCGCCAATCCGAGACGGTGGACGGAACTGATGGGAACGGGACGGCAGGTACCGAGGGGGAGGATGAATCATGA
- the mreD gene encoding rod shape-determining protein MreD has product MSRFVIPLIAVLLFFLEPVFSLFSPIELGGERYTLVPRFVIVYLIFITVFYSRQRAIVYGIILGLLYDMFHIDIIGLYAFLFPLICFIASLIIRQVHRHMMTVILLILFLIAVLELLSYFFAALVSLTSIGFDEFLSSRLLPTMIANSIFIALFGWLFKNLIDKRILQRQGEIL; this is encoded by the coding sequence ATGAGCCGGTTCGTCATCCCTCTTATTGCTGTCCTTCTCTTTTTCCTGGAGCCGGTGTTCAGCCTGTTTTCGCCGATTGAGCTCGGGGGAGAGCGCTATACGCTAGTACCTCGGTTCGTCATCGTGTATCTCATTTTCATCACGGTTTTCTATAGCCGGCAACGGGCAATTGTCTACGGCATCATTCTCGGACTCTTGTATGATATGTTTCACATTGATATTATTGGCTTATATGCATTTCTTTTTCCGTTGATCTGTTTCATTGCCTCCTTGATAATCCGTCAAGTGCATCGGCATATGATGACAGTCATTTTGTTGATTTTATTTCTCATTGCGGTTCTCGAATTGCTTTCGTATTTCTTTGCCGCATTGGTTTCGTTGACGTCGATCGGGTTCGACGAATTCCTATCCAGCCGGCTTTTGCCGACTATGATCGCCAATTCGATATTCATCGCCCTTTTCGGTTGGCTGTTTAAAAATCTGATAGATAAGAGGATATTGCAACGACAGGGCGAAATTCTATGA
- the minC gene encoding septum site-determining protein MinC, whose protein sequence is MTKQQYVTIKGTKDGLVLRLDDKCAYSDLMAELRDKVQDSALEGLAEVRVHTGNRFCTEEELREIMGIIHESPNLRVSKIKSDVITMEECNRKVMEQQSETFVGIVRSGQIIEAEGDLVVIGDVNPNGQVIAAGSIFVLGRLKGMAHAGANGNEQAVIAASWLEATHLRIADKLETMTDELTILSEHPEMECAYLHPNGFIAIDRLQELRNLRPGLSSFKGGS, encoded by the coding sequence ATGACGAAGCAGCAATATGTGACGATCAAAGGGACGAAAGATGGTCTTGTCCTTCGTCTTGATGATAAATGCGCGTATTCGGATCTGATGGCAGAGCTCCGCGATAAAGTGCAGGACAGTGCCTTGGAAGGGCTTGCGGAAGTACGGGTTCATACCGGCAACCGCTTTTGCACCGAGGAGGAATTGCGGGAAATCATGGGAATCATTCATGAATCTCCGAATCTCCGTGTCTCGAAAATCAAAAGTGATGTGATCACGATGGAAGAGTGCAATCGAAAAGTGATGGAGCAACAATCCGAGACGTTCGTCGGCATCGTACGCTCCGGACAAATTATTGAAGCGGAGGGCGATCTGGTCGTCATCGGCGATGTTAATCCGAATGGACAAGTCATCGCGGCGGGCAGTATTTTCGTCCTTGGTCGGCTGAAGGGGATGGCCCATGCCGGAGCGAACGGGAACGAGCAGGCGGTGATCGCCGCGTCGTGGCTCGAAGCGACACATCTCCGGATTGCCGATAAATTGGAAACGATGACAGATGAATTGACCATCTTATCCGAGCATCCGGAAATGGAATGCGCTTATTTGCATCCGAACGGATTCATCGCCATTGACCGTCTGCAGGAATTGCGAAATCTCCGGCCAGGTCTATCATCGTTCAAAGGAGGAAGCTAA
- the minD gene encoding septum site-determining protein MinD produces MGEAIVITSGKGGVGKTTTTANLGTALALQGRKVCLVDTDIGLRNLDVILGLENRIIYDLVDVVDGRCKIQQALVKDKRFEDGLFLLPAAQTTDKNAVTAEQMKALITELKRDYDYILIDCPAGIEQGYKNAVAGADSAIVVTTPEISAVRDADRIIGLLEQEDIEPPKLIINRIKRQLMDSGDALDVNEITTHLSIDLLGIVLDDENVISSSNKGEPVVMNPANPAATGYRNIARRILGESVPLMSLDGGKPGFFGKLKSIFAR; encoded by the coding sequence TTGGGAGAAGCGATTGTAATTACATCTGGCAAAGGGGGCGTCGGCAAGACGACGACTACGGCGAATCTCGGAACAGCGCTTGCTCTGCAAGGCAGGAAAGTGTGCTTAGTGGACACGGATATCGGCTTGCGGAATCTCGACGTCATCCTCGGGCTGGAGAATCGGATCATCTACGATCTCGTCGATGTCGTCGACGGACGTTGCAAGATCCAGCAGGCGCTCGTCAAAGACAAACGGTTCGAAGACGGCCTGTTTTTATTGCCAGCCGCCCAAACGACCGATAAAAATGCGGTGACCGCCGAACAGATGAAGGCGTTGATTACTGAACTGAAACGCGATTATGATTATATTTTAATAGATTGCCCTGCGGGGATCGAGCAAGGGTATAAAAACGCGGTGGCGGGTGCTGACAGTGCCATCGTCGTCACCACGCCGGAAATCTCGGCCGTCCGAGATGCTGACCGGATCATCGGGTTGCTTGAGCAGGAGGACATCGAACCGCCGAAACTCATCATCAACCGCATCAAGCGGCAGCTCATGGATTCGGGGGATGCGTTGGATGTCAATGAAATCACGACCCATTTATCCATTGATTTGCTCGGCATCGTCTTGGATGATGAAAATGTCATCAGCTCATCGAACAAAGGCGAGCCGGTCGTCATGAATCCGGCGAACCCGGCCGCGACTGGCTACCGGAACATCGCCCGCCGCATCCTCGGCGAATCGGTGCCGTTAATGTCCCTCGATGGAGGGAAGCCCGGTTTCTTCGGGAAATTGAAATCCATCTTTGCAAGATGA
- a CDS encoding M23 family metallopeptidase translates to MKWRTKWFLALLLTVGVFSAAKMENLGVIQKPVTPYVTSGKDFVAIKKWIASMIGDSDDDTIAVMAGDPHRDDPFSGYDSMQPFQDGVIASYSQSLPIEAQGNGLVVFTGFTRQSGKTITVLYDDGDEVTYGFVETFSKLPYTTVKRGDTLAMMGEGTVYLMVKRDGVPLDASLLPTYFSGVGK, encoded by the coding sequence ATGAAATGGAGGACGAAGTGGTTTTTGGCGCTCCTGTTGACAGTCGGGGTTTTCAGTGCCGCCAAGATGGAGAATCTAGGCGTTATTCAAAAGCCCGTCACGCCATACGTCACTTCCGGTAAAGATTTCGTGGCCATAAAGAAATGGATTGCTTCTATGATCGGCGATTCGGATGATGATACCATTGCGGTCATGGCAGGCGACCCCCATCGGGATGATCCATTTTCAGGATATGACTCCATGCAGCCGTTTCAAGACGGGGTCATTGCATCCTATTCGCAATCGTTGCCAATTGAGGCGCAGGGAAATGGGCTCGTCGTATTTACCGGGTTCACCCGTCAATCCGGGAAGACGATCACGGTTCTCTACGACGATGGCGATGAGGTGACGTACGGCTTTGTGGAAACCTTTTCAAAGCTTCCTTATACGACCGTCAAACGGGGGGACACGCTCGCGATGATGGGGGAAGGGACTGTGTATTTGATGGTGAAGCGTGACGGCGTTCCATTGGATGCGTCCTTGCTGCCGACGTATTTTTCGGGAGTAGGCAAATGA
- a CDS encoding site-2 protease family protein, with amino-acid sequence MRMRLHPVLLPFFLFLIGTGGIAMYALLFVSLLFHEAGHLAATRLVGMRVRSCTIMPYGGELIIPDRQLAPKRDRLIVALGGPIATAFLLLLVSVIPFPGQDDMIFIQQALLLLNLLPILPLDGGQALCALLEKEENRYRIRSFFLLHSIFLLLVGSMLLASFLPQSLPYLLLSAFLLFQNISAFRFRKYGRAYEQLKKHGKNISEKNE; translated from the coding sequence ATGAGGATGCGGCTTCATCCCGTGTTGTTGCCATTTTTCCTATTCCTTATCGGAACGGGGGGCATTGCCATGTATGCCCTCCTTTTTGTTTCTCTGCTGTTCCACGAAGCGGGGCATTTGGCAGCGACCCGTTTAGTCGGCATGCGTGTGCGGTCTTGTACGATCATGCCCTATGGCGGGGAATTGATCATCCCGGATCGGCAGCTGGCCCCGAAACGGGATCGGCTCATCGTCGCACTAGGCGGCCCGATAGCGACTGCGTTCTTGTTGCTGCTTGTTTCGGTCATTCCATTTCCGGGGCAGGATGACATGATTTTCATCCAACAAGCATTGTTGTTGTTGAATTTGCTGCCGATCCTTCCGCTGGATGGAGGACAAGCGCTCTGTGCCCTGTTGGAGAAGGAAGAGAACCGGTACCGCATCCGGTCTTTTTTTCTTCTTCACTCCATCTTCCTGTTATTGGTCGGAAGCATGTTGCTTGCAAGCTTTTTGCCCCAAAGCCTGCCTTATCTTCTCCTCTCGGCCTTTCTTCTCTTCCAGAATATCTCGGCGTTCCGGTTCCGGAAATACGGCCGGGCTTATGAACAGTTGAAAAAGCACGGAAAAAATATTAGCGAGAAAAACGAATAA
- the rplU gene encoding 50S ribosomal protein L21: protein MYAIIETGGKQVKVEQGQEIFIEKLVGEADDVVTFDKVLFVGGDDVKVGAPFVEGATVTGKIVKQGRDRKITVYKYKPKKNYHKKQGHRQPYTKVVIDGINL from the coding sequence ATGTACGCAATCATTGAAACTGGCGGGAAACAAGTCAAAGTGGAGCAAGGTCAAGAGATCTTCATCGAGAAATTGGTGGGAGAAGCTGACGATGTCGTCACTTTTGACAAAGTCCTATTTGTAGGCGGAGATGACGTGAAAGTCGGAGCTCCATTCGTAGAAGGCGCAACTGTCACAGGCAAAATCGTGAAACAAGGTCGCGACCGTAAAATCACAGTCTACAAATATAAACCGAAAAAGAACTACCACAAAAAACAAGGTCATCGTCAACCATACACGAAAGTCGTTATTGACGGGATCAATCTGTAA
- a CDS encoding ribosomal-processing cysteine protease Prp yields MIEVTIHEQSSGRIRSFEMKGHADYAEHGKDLVCAGASAVSFGAVNAVIALTGMTPSIQQGSDGGYLQVEFPEGHEAEHDIQVILKTMVVSLQTIEQDYGQHIQIRFIK; encoded by the coding sequence ATGATCGAAGTTACGATTCATGAACAGTCGTCCGGCCGGATTCGGTCGTTTGAGATGAAAGGCCATGCGGATTACGCGGAGCACGGCAAGGATCTTGTCTGCGCCGGTGCATCTGCGGTATCATTTGGCGCTGTCAATGCGGTGATCGCCCTGACAGGTATGACGCCATCCATCCAACAAGGATCGGACGGCGGCTACTTGCAAGTCGAGTTTCCGGAAGGACACGAAGCCGAGCATGACATCCAAGTGATTTTGAAGACGATGGTCGTTTCTTTACAGACGATCGAACAGGATTATGGACAGCATATACAGATACGATTTATCAAATAG
- the rpmA gene encoding 50S ribosomal protein L27, with amino-acid sequence MLRLDLQFFASKKGVGSTKNGRDSESKRLGAKRADGQFVSGGSILYRQRGTKIHPGENVGRGGDDTLFAKVDGVVRFERFGRDKKKVSVYPAAQEA; translated from the coding sequence ATGCTACGCTTGGATCTTCAGTTTTTCGCATCGAAAAAAGGGGTAGGTTCGACAAAGAACGGTCGTGACTCCGAATCGAAACGTCTTGGCGCAAAACGTGCAGACGGTCAATTCGTTTCCGGCGGCTCGATCCTTTACCGCCAACGCGGAACGAAAATTCACCCGGGTGAAAACGTAGGCCGCGGTGGAGATGATACTCTATTCGCAAAAGTTGACGGCGTCGTTCGTTTCGAACGCTTCGGCCGTGACAAAAAGAAAGTCAGTGTGTACCCTGCTGCGCAGGAAGCATAA
- a CDS encoding Spo0B domain-containing protein: MKNKQLSVAETLKFARHDFLNDLQLILMHIDLGQLPEAKKTIQAATGRMRQSALLEKLGLPKTALWLSTFSWRFPSFTTKLNCEIQQAIGQVEDELLVEFLEMVFQEAVKRLDVTAAYDLQIDVHSSKTDWFIRFQVEGPLENQQPIPAVAGAFTVDGSISHNQWMFTVRGQ, encoded by the coding sequence TTGAAAAATAAACAGTTGTCTGTGGCAGAAACGTTAAAATTTGCAAGGCATGACTTTTTAAATGATCTTCAGTTAATTCTGATGCATATCGATCTGGGGCAACTGCCCGAGGCCAAGAAAACCATCCAGGCGGCGACAGGGCGGATGCGCCAAAGCGCGCTATTGGAAAAGCTCGGGCTTCCGAAAACCGCCCTGTGGCTCAGTACGTTCAGCTGGCGGTTCCCTTCATTCACAACGAAGTTGAATTGCGAAATCCAGCAGGCGATCGGGCAGGTGGAGGACGAATTGCTTGTGGAGTTTCTTGAGATGGTGTTCCAGGAAGCGGTGAAGCGGTTGGATGTTACCGCAGCTTATGATTTGCAGATCGATGTCCATTCGTCGAAGACTGATTGGTTCATCCGGTTCCAAGTGGAAGGGCCGCTGGAGAATCAACAGCCTATACCAGCGGTAGCGGGTGCGTTTACGGTCGACGGGTCAATTTCACATAATCAATGGATGTTCACTGTACGTGGACAATAG